One genomic window of Haloarchaeobius salinus includes the following:
- a CDS encoding SelT/SelW/SelH family protein produces the protein MTDVEIEYCVPCGYLNRAEDVQHVLLSNFGAQLDSVTLRTGDHGVFTVSVDDEPVFDKSEDEYDVDEIARLVREQL, from the coding sequence ATGACCGATGTCGAAATCGAGTACTGCGTCCCGTGTGGCTACCTCAACCGCGCCGAAGACGTCCAGCACGTCCTTCTCTCGAACTTCGGCGCACAGCTCGACAGCGTCACCCTCCGGACGGGCGACCACGGCGTCTTCACCGTCAGCGTCGACGACGAACCCGTCTTCGACAAGTCCGAGGACGAGTACGACGTCGACGAGATCGCCCGCCTCGTCCGCGAACAGCTCTGA
- the surE gene encoding 5'/3'-nucleotidase SurE: protein MDDDLDILLTNDDGIESPGFRALHDSLSDLGDVTAVAPATDQSAVGRAISSRVDVAEHELGYAIQGTPADCVVAGLQAICPDPDLVVSGCNKGANLGHYVLGRSGTVSAAVEAAFFDVPAIAASLYVPLDPDDDREWADVDVPPSKYVEATRATTYLVKHALGAGVFDHADYLNLNAPVPEHCTGDIEITRPSHMYDMDATVDNGIASLHDRVWERMASGEVPDPDGTDRRAVVEGRISVSPLTAPHTTEHHDALDALATTYGPD from the coding sequence ATGGACGACGACCTCGACATCCTCCTCACCAACGACGACGGCATCGAGAGCCCGGGGTTCAGAGCCCTCCACGACTCGCTCTCGGACCTCGGTGACGTCACCGCCGTCGCACCCGCGACGGACCAGAGCGCCGTCGGACGCGCCATCTCCAGCCGTGTCGACGTGGCCGAACACGAACTCGGCTACGCCATCCAGGGCACCCCCGCGGACTGCGTCGTCGCCGGCCTCCAGGCCATCTGCCCGGACCCCGACCTCGTCGTCTCCGGCTGCAACAAGGGCGCGAACCTCGGCCACTACGTCCTCGGCCGCTCCGGCACCGTCAGCGCCGCCGTCGAGGCCGCCTTCTTCGACGTCCCTGCCATCGCAGCCTCCCTGTACGTCCCCCTCGACCCCGACGACGATCGCGAGTGGGCCGACGTGGACGTCCCCCCGTCGAAGTACGTCGAAGCCACCCGCGCCACCACCTACCTCGTGAAACACGCCCTCGGCGCGGGCGTGTTCGACCACGCGGACTACCTCAACCTCAACGCACCCGTCCCCGAACACTGCACCGGCGACATCGAGATCACCCGCCCGTCGCACATGTACGACATGGACGCGACCGTCGACAACGGTATCGCCTCCCTCCACGACCGCGTCTGGGAGCGCATGGCCAGCGGTGAAGTCCCAGACCCCGACGGAACCGACCGACGTGCTGTCGTCGAGGGCCGCATCAGCGTCTCACCGCTCACCGCCCCCCACACCACCGAGCACCACGATGCACTCGACGCGCTGGCGACGACCTACGGCCCCGATTGA
- a CDS encoding TIGR04347 family pseudo-SAM/SPASM protein, with product MISVSKLLCGLDAEGDGLRYDAADESEKEQISDEKQRRPVVVWNTTRGCNLYCEHCYASACDSGADGEFSTREGKRLLDDLADYGVPVVLFSGGEPLVRPDLVELVDYAADIGLRPVLSTNGTLISADRARELADAGLAYAGISVDGMEATNDHFRGQDGAFDAAVRGIEHCLDAGLKTGLRYTITQHNRDDLRDIVDLLADTGLDRFCFYHLAYGGRGADIADTDLSTAARREAVREVCDLTRAYHDEGHEIETLLVGNYADAGYITEYARREMGESRARTVRRYLETNGGDPAGERVADIDYQGNVHLNQFWQSYSLGNVRDRPFGAIWEDDSNPLVNALRAREDRLQGRCTDCQYADICKGGSPLRSLAVHDDPFAPDPQCYLTPEERAPDTGGVQPTSAD from the coding sequence ATGATATCCGTCTCGAAACTACTGTGCGGGCTCGACGCCGAGGGTGACGGCCTCCGGTACGACGCCGCCGACGAATCGGAGAAGGAACAGATATCCGACGAGAAACAGCGTCGGCCGGTCGTCGTCTGGAACACGACGCGCGGGTGCAACCTCTACTGCGAGCACTGCTACGCGAGCGCCTGCGACAGCGGGGCCGACGGCGAGTTCTCGACCCGGGAGGGGAAACGACTGCTCGACGACCTCGCGGACTACGGCGTGCCGGTCGTCCTGTTCTCCGGCGGGGAACCGCTCGTCAGACCCGACCTCGTCGAACTCGTCGACTACGCGGCCGACATCGGGCTCCGACCCGTCCTCTCGACCAACGGGACGCTCATCAGCGCGGACCGCGCCCGGGAACTCGCCGACGCCGGACTCGCCTACGCCGGCATCTCGGTCGACGGGATGGAAGCGACCAACGACCACTTCCGCGGGCAGGACGGCGCGTTCGACGCCGCGGTCCGGGGCATCGAGCACTGCCTCGACGCCGGACTGAAGACCGGCCTCCGGTACACCATCACCCAGCACAACCGCGACGACCTGCGCGACATCGTCGACCTGCTCGCCGACACCGGGCTCGACCGCTTCTGCTTCTACCACCTCGCCTACGGCGGGCGCGGCGCGGACATCGCGGACACCGACCTCTCGACGGCGGCACGCAGGGAGGCCGTCCGCGAGGTCTGTGACCTCACCCGAGCATACCACGACGAGGGTCACGAGATAGAGACGCTGCTGGTCGGTAACTACGCCGACGCCGGCTACATCACCGAGTACGCTCGCCGCGAGATGGGCGAGTCCCGCGCGCGGACCGTCCGCCGGTACCTCGAGACTAACGGCGGCGACCCCGCCGGCGAGCGCGTCGCCGACATCGACTACCAGGGCAACGTCCACCTCAACCAGTTCTGGCAGTCATACAGCCTCGGTAACGTCCGCGACCGTCCCTTCGGTGCCATCTGGGAGGACGACTCCAACCCACTCGTGAACGCCCTCCGGGCCCGCGAGGACAGGCTCCAGGGACGCTGCACCGACTGCCAGTACGCCGACATCTGCAAGGGTGGCTCGCCGCTCCGGTCGCTCGCGGTCCACGACGACCCGTTCGCCCCCGACCCGCAGTGCTACCTCACACCCGAAGAGCGAGCACCCGATACCGGCGGAGTACAGCCGACGAGCGCCGACTGA
- a CDS encoding Htur_1727 family rSAM-partnered candidate RiPP, whose translation MPVEDRIRVSDAPRATDGSEWEVFVRETSTDPMRHVGSVTADAWDIAYEQAATLFSFTADDLWLCPADAVHRFTPSTLDEAATPADD comes from the coding sequence ATGCCAGTGGAGGACCGAATACGCGTCAGCGATGCACCGCGAGCGACCGATGGCTCGGAGTGGGAGGTGTTCGTCCGGGAGACCAGCACCGACCCGATGCGCCACGTCGGGAGCGTCACGGCGGACGCCTGGGACATCGCCTACGAGCAGGCGGCCACGCTGTTCTCGTTCACCGCGGACGACCTCTGGCTCTGCCCCGCCGACGCTGTGCACCGCTTCACTCCCTCGACGCTGGACGAAGCCGCGACCCCCGCGGACGACTGA
- a CDS encoding small ribosomal subunit Rsm22 family protein produces MVDRESVVSNAKYLRNVRPIDPDEICEYVTGQPHPAVVRQVLREEAVALGLVEQDDGTFAPVSERPVETTVDVVESLPETYVEALDELLMDRYGYEWASGDAGDGLRLTIRRLKDDYYQRRQVEYDTDVALGYAIYHLPDFYAAVQYVLNDLVAKRLLPRELRVLDVGAGVGGPALGIADYLPDDALVDYHAVEPSAATEVLEALLAETGPNVHTTVHETTAEAFEPEREYDLVLFANVLNELDDPEVVLRRYLDHVAADGSLVALAPADRNTSTGLRELERAVADSGASDAPTVYAPTVRLWPNETPTDRGWSFDVRPDLAVPAFQRRLDERPADDADPDADREPADGEFVNVDVQFSYSVLRHDDERLLDVTPSPNTYAKMAAMDDHVSNRIDLLAVKLSHDLSPEDRDANPLFKIGDGSESEDNYAVLVRETAGNADLAAADYGDLLAFDGVLALWNDDEDSYNLVVDEETVVDRIPKPV; encoded by the coding sequence ATGGTCGACAGGGAGAGCGTCGTCTCCAACGCGAAGTACCTCCGGAACGTCCGTCCCATCGACCCCGACGAGATCTGCGAGTACGTCACCGGCCAGCCCCACCCCGCCGTCGTCCGTCAGGTGCTCCGCGAGGAGGCGGTCGCCCTCGGGCTCGTCGAGCAGGACGACGGCACCTTCGCCCCGGTCTCCGAGCGACCGGTCGAGACCACCGTGGACGTGGTCGAGTCGCTCCCGGAGACCTACGTGGAGGCGCTCGACGAGCTGCTCATGGACCGCTACGGCTACGAGTGGGCGTCCGGGGACGCCGGGGACGGACTCCGCCTGACCATCCGCCGGCTCAAGGACGACTACTACCAGCGACGGCAGGTCGAGTACGACACCGACGTCGCGCTCGGCTACGCCATCTACCACCTCCCGGACTTCTACGCCGCGGTGCAGTACGTCCTGAACGACCTCGTCGCGAAGCGGCTGCTCCCCCGGGAGCTCCGCGTCCTTGACGTCGGTGCGGGCGTCGGCGGCCCCGCGCTCGGCATCGCCGACTACCTGCCCGACGACGCCCTCGTGGACTACCATGCCGTCGAGCCCAGTGCCGCCACCGAGGTGCTCGAGGCACTCCTCGCGGAGACCGGCCCGAACGTCCACACCACCGTCCACGAGACGACCGCCGAGGCGTTCGAGCCCGAACGCGAGTACGACCTCGTCCTGTTCGCGAACGTCCTCAACGAGCTCGACGACCCGGAGGTAGTGCTCCGGCGCTACCTCGACCACGTCGCCGCCGACGGCTCGCTCGTCGCGCTCGCCCCCGCGGACCGGAACACGAGCACCGGCCTCCGCGAGCTGGAACGTGCCGTCGCCGACAGCGGAGCCAGCGACGCCCCGACCGTCTACGCGCCGACGGTCCGTCTCTGGCCGAACGAGACCCCGACCGACCGCGGCTGGTCGTTCGACGTCCGGCCCGACCTCGCGGTCCCCGCGTTCCAGCGCCGTCTCGACGAGAGACCCGCCGACGATGCGGACCCCGACGCCGACCGCGAGCCCGCAGACGGGGAGTTCGTGAACGTCGACGTGCAGTTCTCGTACAGCGTCCTCCGCCACGACGACGAACGGCTGCTCGACGTGACGCCGTCCCCGAACACCTACGCGAAGATGGCGGCCATGGACGACCACGTCTCCAATCGCATCGACCTGCTCGCGGTGAAGCTCTCCCACGACCTCTCGCCGGAGGACCGCGACGCCAACCCGCTGTTCAAGATCGGCGACGGCTCCGAGAGCGAGGACAACTACGCCGTCCTCGTGCGCGAGACCGCCGGCAACGCCGACCTCGCGGCCGCCGACTACGGCGACCTCCTCGCCTTCGACGGCGTGCTCGCCCTCTGGAACGACGACGAGGACTCCTACAACCTCGTCGTCGACGAGGAGACGGTCGTCGACCGCATCCCGAAACCGGTCTGA
- a CDS encoding prephenate dehydrogenase/arogenate dehydrogenase family protein, which produces MRTLVVGAGSMGRWLADALDGPVAFADADPAVAREAAAAAGVDTTTADIDGTDTYDVVCLAVPIPVVGDAVAAQADRAEHAMVDVTGEMASPLAAMREHAPDLERLSLHPLFAPESAPGRIAAVTAEPGPRVDAVRTALTDAGNEVFETTQDEHDEAMETVQASAHAAVLAYGLAAESVDGRFHTPVSADLQALVERVTDGDAHVYADIQSRFDGADAVGAAADRIADADRDEFERLYERLQDGTTDDGDGDTEGA; this is translated from the coding sequence ATGCGAACACTCGTCGTCGGGGCCGGTTCCATGGGACGCTGGCTGGCCGACGCACTCGATGGCCCAGTCGCCTTCGCGGATGCGGACCCTGCCGTCGCCCGCGAGGCTGCAGCGGCCGCCGGCGTCGACACTACGACCGCCGACATCGACGGCACCGACACCTACGACGTGGTCTGCCTCGCCGTGCCGATACCCGTCGTCGGTGACGCCGTCGCGGCACAGGCCGACCGCGCCGAACACGCGATGGTCGACGTCACCGGCGAGATGGCGAGCCCACTCGCGGCGATGCGCGAGCACGCACCCGACCTCGAACGGCTGAGCCTCCACCCGCTGTTCGCGCCGGAGAGCGCGCCGGGGCGGATCGCCGCCGTCACCGCCGAGCCCGGACCGCGGGTCGACGCGGTCAGGACCGCACTCACCGACGCCGGCAACGAGGTATTCGAGACGACGCAGGACGAGCACGACGAGGCGATGGAGACGGTGCAGGCGAGCGCCCACGCGGCCGTCCTCGCCTACGGCCTCGCCGCGGAGTCGGTCGACGGGCGGTTCCACACCCCCGTCTCCGCCGACCTGCAGGCGCTCGTCGAGCGGGTGACCGACGGCGACGCCCACGTCTACGCCGACATCCAGTCCCGGTTCGACGGCGCGGACGCAGTCGGCGCGGCCGCCGACCGGATCGCCGACGCGGACCGAGACGAGTTCGAACGACTGTACGAACGACTGCAGGACGGGACGACCGACGACGGTGACGGCGACACGGAAGGTGCCTGA
- a CDS encoding M24 family metallopeptidase, with protein MDPDLAALDEFLDEQDLDGYAFYDDESNSDCYYLTGFGAPDPFFAVYTPDETAALVSSLEYGRAKKADRLNRVARLTDYGLQEKRREHSAEKATELVQAEFLADLGCESVAVGRDFPVGTADGLRNQGVAVVPDDEGVVGDIRAVKTDEEVDNVRTAQRANEAAMARAEELIAEATVDEDGVLHRPDGEVLTCEFVKQEIEISLLRHDCALDETIVACGADAADPHDRGSGPIRADEFVIVDIFPKDKATNYHSDMTRTFLKGEPSETQREWYEVTDEARKAALDAVEAGATGDAVNQAVVDVYQDAGYPTIFTDPGTETGFIHSTGHGVGLDVHEAPAVSRDGEALQAGHIITIEPGLYDPDVGGVRIEDIVVVTEDGYENLVDYPVELVVD; from the coding sequence ATGGACCCTGACCTCGCCGCACTCGACGAGTTCCTCGACGAGCAGGACCTGGACGGCTACGCGTTCTACGACGACGAGTCGAACTCCGACTGCTACTACCTGACCGGTTTCGGCGCGCCCGATCCCTTTTTCGCGGTCTACACACCCGACGAGACGGCGGCGCTCGTCTCCTCGCTGGAGTACGGTCGGGCGAAGAAGGCGGACCGCCTCAACCGGGTCGCACGGCTCACCGACTACGGCCTGCAGGAGAAGCGACGCGAGCACAGCGCCGAGAAGGCGACCGAACTCGTCCAGGCCGAGTTCCTCGCGGACCTCGGCTGCGAGTCGGTCGCCGTCGGCCGGGACTTCCCTGTCGGAACGGCGGACGGACTCCGGAACCAGGGCGTCGCCGTGGTGCCCGACGACGAGGGTGTCGTCGGCGACATCCGTGCGGTGAAGACCGACGAGGAGGTCGACAACGTCCGGACGGCCCAGCGCGCGAACGAGGCCGCGATGGCCCGTGCGGAGGAGCTCATCGCCGAGGCGACCGTCGACGAGGACGGCGTCCTCCACCGGCCCGACGGCGAGGTGCTCACCTGCGAGTTCGTCAAGCAGGAGATCGAGATCAGCCTGCTCCGGCACGACTGCGCGCTCGACGAGACCATCGTCGCCTGCGGCGCGGACGCCGCCGACCCGCACGACCGTGGCAGCGGCCCCATCCGCGCGGACGAGTTCGTCATCGTCGACATCTTCCCGAAGGACAAGGCGACGAACTACCACTCGGACATGACCCGGACGTTCCTCAAAGGCGAGCCCTCGGAGACCCAGCGCGAGTGGTACGAGGTCACCGACGAGGCCCGGAAGGCGGCGCTCGACGCCGTCGAGGCGGGCGCGACCGGTGACGCGGTGAACCAGGCCGTCGTCGACGTCTACCAGGACGCCGGCTACCCGACCATCTTCACCGACCCCGGCACGGAGACCGGCTTCATCCACTCGACCGGCCACGGTGTCGGGCTCGACGTCCACGAGGCTCCCGCCGTCTCCCGCGACGGCGAGGCGCTGCAGGCGGGCCACATCATCACCATCGAACCGGGGCTCTACGACCCCGACGTCGGCGGCGTCCGCATCGAGGACATCGTCGTCGTCACCGAGGACGGCTACGAGAACCTCGTCGACTACCCGGTCGAACTCGTCGTGGACTGA
- the aroA gene encoding 3-phosphoshikimate 1-carboxyvinyltransferase, whose protein sequence is MDVSISPSTVHGTARTPPSKSYTHRAILAAGYADGAVVTGPLLSADTRATARAVEAFGGSVETTDDGGRLDIDGFDGEPGAPDDVIDCANSGTTMRLVTAAAGLVDGTTVLTGDESLRSRPQGPLLGALSELGARAESTRGNGQAPLVVTGPISGGTVSIPGDVSSQYVTALLMAGANTDDGVRIDLETELKSAPYVDITLDVLDAFGVTAERTGTGFAVDGGQRYDAGGEYAVPGDFSSLSYLLAAGAIAAPDGLTLEGAVPSAQGDTAIVDIVERMGGAVDWDREAGRVRVSQSALSGTAVDVGDTPDLLPTIAALGAIADGETRIENVEHVRYKETDRVSAMAEELSKLGTSVTEHEDELVVHGDESELVGARVDGRKDHRIVMALSLVGLVADGETTVVGGEHVDVSFPNFFDVLADLGATVRR, encoded by the coding sequence ATGGACGTCTCCATCTCGCCCTCGACGGTCCACGGGACCGCACGGACACCGCCCTCGAAGAGCTACACGCATCGGGCCATCCTCGCCGCGGGCTACGCTGACGGTGCGGTCGTGACGGGCCCGCTGCTCAGCGCCGACACGCGGGCGACGGCCCGTGCCGTCGAGGCGTTCGGCGGGTCGGTCGAGACCACCGACGACGGGGGCCGCCTCGACATCGACGGGTTCGATGGCGAGCCCGGAGCTCCGGACGACGTCATCGACTGCGCCAACAGCGGGACGACGATGCGGCTGGTCACGGCGGCGGCCGGGCTGGTCGACGGGACGACCGTCCTGACCGGCGACGAGTCGCTCCGGTCCCGGCCGCAGGGGCCGCTCCTCGGCGCGCTCTCCGAACTCGGAGCACGAGCCGAGAGCACCCGCGGCAACGGACAGGCACCGCTGGTCGTCACCGGCCCCATCTCCGGCGGAACCGTCTCCATACCTGGTGACGTCTCCTCGCAGTACGTCACCGCCCTGCTCATGGCCGGCGCGAACACCGACGACGGCGTCCGGATCGACCTCGAAACGGAGCTCAAATCCGCACCCTACGTCGACATCACGCTCGACGTCCTGGATGCGTTCGGGGTCACGGCCGAGCGAACCGGGACCGGGTTCGCGGTCGACGGCGGTCAGCGGTACGACGCCGGCGGCGAGTACGCCGTCCCGGGGGACTTCTCCTCGCTGTCGTACCTCCTCGCGGCGGGGGCCATCGCCGCCCCCGACGGGCTCACCCTCGAGGGTGCGGTACCGAGCGCCCAGGGCGATACCGCCATCGTCGACATCGTCGAGCGGATGGGCGGGGCGGTCGACTGGGACCGCGAAGCTGGGAGGGTCCGCGTCTCGCAGTCGGCGCTCTCCGGCACCGCGGTCGACGTGGGGGACACGCCGGACCTCCTTCCCACTATCGCCGCGCTCGGTGCAATCGCCGACGGCGAGACCCGCATCGAGAACGTCGAGCACGTCCGCTACAAGGAGACCGACCGCGTGAGCGCGATGGCCGAGGAGCTTTCGAAACTCGGCACGAGCGTCACCGAGCACGAGGACGAACTCGTCGTCCACGGCGACGAGAGCGAGCTCGTCGGTGCCCGCGTCGACGGACGGAAGGACCACCGCATCGTGATGGCGCTGTCGCTGGTCGGCCTCGTCGCCGACGGGGAGACGACCGTCGTGGGCGGCGAACACGTCGACGTCTCGTTCCCGAACTTCTTCGACGTACTCGCTGACCTCGGTGCGACCGTGCGCCGCTGA
- a CDS encoding alkaline phosphatase family protein codes for MLRTDVAASLRDRLEDDGYLFPDYDGYCFSNLSGSVASLLDADAGRPLPADTFDDVDTDGIETVLVVLVDGFGWTQWQHERDHHAFLDRLTDAARVTPLTSVYPSETAAAITTFHTGALPAEHGVVGWNVHDPGFGETFEALPFLTKEGEEPTGLDEDEVFDADAIYPALAEQGVESHHVVPFDETYEGATAHTYGSMDELPEQLRAAADAVDGRSYCFCYVPHVDHEGHRTGTRSDAYRDTVAEMFDVIEQSLAGLDDETREETLLLVTADHGHVDTDPERNVNLDADAELVDALARDGDGEPIRFAGSPRNVQLHLQRGRVEATADRLAASLDAHAFTQKEVLEMELFGDVEPSETFLRRMGDVTLTHRDLGTWWGDHEAEELSLVGMHGGLHPEEMLTEVAAVRLSELS; via the coding sequence ATGCTCCGGACGGACGTCGCGGCGTCGCTACGCGACCGGCTCGAGGACGACGGCTATCTCTTCCCCGACTACGACGGCTACTGCTTCTCGAACCTGTCCGGTTCGGTCGCGTCGCTGCTGGACGCCGACGCCGGCCGACCGCTCCCGGCCGACACCTTCGACGATGTCGACACCGACGGCATCGAGACGGTGCTCGTCGTGCTGGTCGACGGCTTCGGCTGGACGCAGTGGCAGCACGAACGAGACCACCACGCGTTCCTCGACCGCCTCACCGATGCGGCACGGGTGACTCCGCTCACCTCCGTCTACCCGAGCGAGACCGCGGCCGCCATCACGACGTTCCACACGGGCGCGCTGCCGGCCGAGCACGGCGTCGTCGGCTGGAACGTCCACGACCCCGGGTTCGGCGAGACGTTCGAGGCGCTCCCGTTCCTGACGAAGGAGGGCGAGGAACCGACCGGGCTCGACGAGGACGAGGTGTTCGACGCCGACGCGATCTACCCGGCGCTGGCCGAGCAGGGCGTCGAATCCCACCACGTCGTTCCGTTCGACGAGACGTACGAGGGAGCGACAGCGCACACCTACGGTTCCATGGACGAGCTGCCCGAGCAGCTTCGGGCGGCGGCCGACGCCGTCGACGGGCGTTCGTACTGCTTCTGTTACGTCCCGCACGTCGACCACGAGGGACACAGGACCGGCACGCGCTCCGACGCGTACCGCGACACGGTCGCCGAGATGTTCGACGTGATAGAGCAATCGCTCGCCGGACTGGACGACGAGACGCGGGAGGAGACGCTGTTGCTGGTGACGGCCGACCACGGACACGTCGACACCGACCCCGAGCGCAACGTGAATCTGGACGCGGACGCCGAGCTGGTCGACGCGCTTGCGCGGGACGGCGACGGCGAGCCGATTCGGTTCGCGGGCAGCCCACGCAACGTCCAGCTTCACTTGCAACGGGGGCGTGTGGAGGCGACGGCCGACCGGCTGGCCGCGTCGCTCGACGCCCACGCGTTCACGCAGAAGGAGGTGCTGGAGATGGAGCTGTTCGGCGACGTGGAGCCGTCGGAAACGTTCCTCCGACGGATGGGTGACGTGACCCTGACGCACCGCGACCTCGGGACGTGGTGGGGCGACCACGAGGCCGAGGAGCTGTCGCTGGTCGGGATGCACGGGGGCTTGCACCCCGAGGAGATGCTGACCGAGGTCGCGGCAGTCCGGCTCTCGGAGCTGTCGTGA
- the aroC gene encoding chorismate synthase: MNGNRFGRLFQVTTFGESHGEAMGVTVSGCPAGLELEEADVQAELDRRKPGQSHITTSRGEPDAVSIKSGVQDGYTTGTPIGMVIENKDARSGKYEPFITAPRPSHGDFTYSAKFGTRNWGGGGRSSARETVNWVAAGAIAKKILATEGIEVRAHVNQIGDIEAPGVSWEELGEHTEENEVRCAHPETAERMRDLVDEYQEAGDSIGGSVYFETRGVPRGLGAPRFDGVPSRLGQAFMSIPATTAFEFGLGKDAREVAGIDRNEDWEFDGDGDPVPVGNDHGGLQGGITTGEPIYGEITWHAPTSIPKEQTTVDWETGEEKQVQVIGRHDPVLPPRAVPVVESMVACTILDFMLLGGRINPDRLDGQPGEYDTDYHPSQPE, from the coding sequence ATGAACGGCAATCGCTTCGGTCGCCTCTTCCAGGTGACCACGTTCGGGGAGAGCCACGGGGAGGCGATGGGCGTGACAGTGTCGGGCTGTCCAGCCGGCCTCGAACTCGAGGAGGCCGACGTACAGGCAGAGCTGGACCGGCGGAAGCCCGGCCAGTCACACATCACGACCAGTCGTGGCGAACCGGACGCGGTCTCCATCAAGTCCGGGGTGCAGGACGGCTACACGACGGGGACGCCCATCGGGATGGTCATCGAGAACAAGGACGCCCGCTCGGGCAAGTACGAGCCGTTCATCACGGCCCCGCGCCCGAGCCACGGCGACTTCACGTACTCCGCGAAGTTCGGCACCCGGAACTGGGGCGGCGGCGGGCGCTCGTCGGCCAGGGAGACGGTGAACTGGGTCGCGGCGGGTGCCATCGCGAAGAAGATCCTCGCGACGGAGGGTATCGAGGTCCGTGCGCACGTCAACCAGATCGGCGACATCGAGGCCCCCGGGGTCTCGTGGGAGGAGCTGGGCGAGCACACCGAGGAGAACGAGGTGCGCTGTGCCCACCCCGAGACGGCGGAACGGATGCGAGACCTGGTCGACGAGTACCAGGAGGCGGGTGACTCCATCGGCGGCAGCGTCTACTTCGAGACGCGTGGGGTCCCGCGAGGCCTCGGCGCGCCCCGGTTCGACGGCGTCCCGTCGCGGCTCGGACAGGCGTTCATGTCCATCCCGGCGACGACCGCCTTCGAGTTCGGTCTGGGGAAGGATGCACGGGAGGTCGCCGGTATCGACCGGAACGAGGACTGGGAGTTCGACGGGGACGGCGACCCGGTGCCGGTCGGCAACGACCACGGCGGCCTGCAGGGTGGTATCACGACCGGTGAGCCCATCTACGGGGAGATCACGTGGCACGCGCCGACCTCGATACCGAAGGAGCAGACGACGGTCGACTGGGAAACCGGCGAGGAGAAGCAGGTACAGGTCATCGGCCGCCACGACCCCGTGCTGCCACCTCGTGCGGTGCCGGTCGTCGAGTCGATGGTGGCGTGCACCATCCTCGATTTCATGCTGCTCGGCGGGCGCATCAACCCGGACCGGCTGGACGGCCAGCCCGGCGAGTACGACACGGACTACCACCCGAGTCAACCCGAGTAG